One genomic window of Amphiura filiformis chromosome 3, Afil_fr2py, whole genome shotgun sequence includes the following:
- the LOC140147921 gene encoding histone-lysine N-methyltransferase SETMAR-like, with protein MATSEELFGDDSKYVTCSSDVNGAVPVPDSFKYTAVNVAGPGLQQDPSEIVYSGCDCTLPSCGQHCPCIQMFGPSYTEDAKLVTSSSQTLPSTDNDIITKPVLECSASCQCSSECINRVVQNGPRFQLQVFNTTTKGWGLRAVEKIPKNTFVCEYAGEILTDKEAKKRTDALTGDDMNYILVVKENISDEKVIRTNIDPAIIGNVGRFINHSCNPNLFQVVVRIENEIPRVGLFAVRDIEALEELSYSYWGDTKQGQLDGMGRLHKPCYCEGPNCSGFLPIDASLF; from the exons ATGGCAACTAGTGAAGAATTGTTTGGTGATGACAGCAAATATGTGACCTGTTCCAGTGATGTGAATGGAGCTGTACCTGTACCAGATTCTTTTAAA TATACCGCAGTGAATGTTGCAGGACCTGGCTTGCAGCAGGACCCTAGTGAAATTGTGTACAGTGGATGTGATTGCACACTGCCATCATGTGGTCAACATTGTCCATGCATTCAAATGTTTGGACCAAGCTATACCGAAGATGCCAAACTTGTCACATCAAGTTCACAAACATTGCCAAGTACAGATAATGACATAATAACTAAACCTGTTTTAGAATGCAGTGCTTCGTGCCAGTGCAGTAGTGAATGCATAAATCGTGTGGTGCAAAATGGTCCACGGTTCCAGCTTCAAGTTTTTAACACCACCACTAAAGGCTGGGGTCTTAGAGCTGTGGAAAAAATACCAAAGAACACATTTGTGTGTGAATATGCAGGAGAGATTCTAACTGATAAAGAGGCTAAAAAGAGAACTGATGCATTAACAGGAGATGATATGAATTATATTCTAGTTGTTAAAGAAAACATATCAGATGAAAAGGTCATCAGAACTAACATTGACCCAGCAATAATTGGAAACGTTGGACGGTTTATCAACCATTCATGTAATCCAAATTTGTTTCAAGTGGTTGTGAGAATAGAAAATGAAATTCCAAGAGTAGGTCTATTTGCAGTGAGGGATATAGAGGCATTGGAAGAATTGAGTTATAGTTACTGGGGTGATACAAAGCAGGGTCAGCTTGATGGAATGGGGAGACTCCATAAGCCATGTTATTGTGAGGGTCCTAATTGCTCTGGTTTTCTCCCCATTGATGCAAGTTTGTTCTGA
- the LOC140147925 gene encoding uncharacterized protein: MSNQSHKKEQQQSEVGQPGKRINGLMQQRTRRRGQKQHNGHLVDTSITEITKSNDNNQQKLNLRVGTRQNNQEKLKRTRKTSQTEIPKISKPINNSLSCDDIPLSMSASPEPPYRSAQRNKNIVLMYDEDDKTSKEVSQPANLGIALPILAKYELTIDTLQKHEVERHKDTEAEQTSSDDKKSVAITPRLLQDHDDNQNEVQNKGLHVIQWLSDLESNEDK, translated from the coding sequence ATGAGTAATCAAAGCCACAAGAAGGAGCAGCAGCAGTCCGAGGTGGGTCAACCGGGTAAACGTATAAACGGTCTGATGCAGCAGAGAACTCGAAGACGTGGACAAAAACAGCATAATGGACACCTTGTCGATACAAGTattactgaaataacaaaatctAACGATAACAACCAACAGAAGCTGAATTTAAGAGTTGGTACACGCCAAAATAATCAAGAAAAGTTAAAAAGAACAAGGAAAACATCACAAACTGAGATTCCAAAAATAAGCAAACCAATCAACAACTCACTATCTTGCGATGATATACCATTGTCAATGTCTGCATCCCCGGAGCCTCCTTACAGGTCCGCTCAAAGAAATAAGAATATTGTACTCATGTATGATGAGGATGATAAGACCAGCAAGGAAGTATCTCAGCCTGCAAACCTAGGCATAGCATTACCTATTCTAGCTAAGTATGAGCTGACGATTGACACTttacaaaaacatgaagtggaaCGACATAAAGATACTGAAGCTGAACAAACTTCTTCAGATGATAAAAAAAGTGTTGCTATTACTCCAAGACTTTTACAAGATCATGATGATAATCAGAATGAGGTACAAAATAAAGGATTGCATGTGATACAGTGGCTTTCTGATTTGGAAAGCAATGAAGATAAGTGA
- the LOC140147026 gene encoding 15-hydroxyprostaglandin dehydrogenase [NAD(+)]-like has translation MDISGKYGLVTGGAEGIGKVLVENLLQKGAKGVAFLDVNETPGEETKKEFEERFPNQTIVFKKCDVSSKDQMKETFQEIVSMFGSLHIVCNNAAIVNEVTWERMFQINLNGTIYGTLLAMEHMAEGGVVINMSSASSLVGVPTLPVFCYCATKCAINAFSRNIALFDPTIKKKGIRINILCPTRVIDRPPSSSQKQGPRFSTNPDTHQSFAQHGDRMMKEAAKMKAGIPTQLKKAMCTIQSVADAMVMFIENDYNGETAMPQLEGNPILVEDCQKRFREDVLNVDYLKMMDKIQI, from the exons ATGGATATTAGCGGTAAATATGGGTTAGTAACCGGCGGTGCAGAAGGAATAGGCAAAGTGTTAGTGGAAAACCTGCTTCAAAAAGGCGCAAAG GGAGTTGCCTTTTTGGACGTTAATGAGACACCAGGggaagaaacaaagaaggaaTTCGAAGAAAGATTCCCGAATCAAACCATTGTGTTTAAAAAATGCGATGTGTCGTCGAAAGATCAGATGAAAG AAACGTTTCAAGAAATAGTCTCCATGTTTGGAAGCCTTCATATTGTATGCAATAATGCTGCAATAGTGAATGAAGTCACCTGGGAACGAATGTTTCAAATTAACCTG AATGGCACAATTTATGGGACATTGCTTGCGATGGAACACATGGCAGAAGGCGGAGTAGTAATTAACATGTCATCGGCCAGTT CTCTCGTAGGAGTTCCGACGTTACCCGTGTTTTGCTACTGTGCCACTAAGTGTGCCATCAATGCGTTCAGCAGAAATATAGCA TTATTCGATCCAACCATCAAGAAGAAAGGCATTCGAATAAACATTCTTTGTCCAACTCGAGTCATAGACAGACCACCTTCAAGTTCACAAAAACAAGGTCCCAGATTTTCCACCAATCCAGACACGCATCAAAGTTTCGCGCAACATGGTGATCGTATGATGAAAGAAGCGGCCAAAATGAAGGCAGGGATTCCTACTCAGTTAAAGAAAGCAATGTGCAC TATTCAAAGTGTTGCGGATGCCATGGTGATGTTTATAGAAAACGATTACAACGGTGAAACGGCAATGCCTCAACTAGAAGGAAACCCAATCTTAGTGGAAGATTGCCAGAAGAGATTTCGGGAAGATGTTCTCAATGTCGATTACTTGAAAATGATGGATAAGATTCAAATTTAA